The genomic stretch GTCCACactctctactgactgagcagACAGATGCCCCCACAgaactctgtttaaaaaaaaattttttttttttaatttatttcagagaaagagagagagagcatgggggggcggagggaggagcagagggtgagggacaagcaggctcggCCCGAGCACGGAGCcactgtggggctggatctcacaacctgagccgaaaccaagagtcagacagatgctcaaccaactgagccacccaggcgcccctagaactcTGTTTAAGGGAAACATTTGGACAGTAGAAATGGTTGTTACATGGATCAGGTTACTAAATACACTATTAAATAGTCTTTGAGAGTGTGTTTTCTAGtaatataagaaaattagaggAGGAACTACATTCATTTCTATTCCTACCAAGTTGAGTCAAATGTTTACAGTCTCTTTACTGCTACTTTAAGATAAATgatggcaaaatatttaaagcGCTATTACAAGGTTTTTAGATCAAAAGAAGAGTTATTTGCTTAAAAACGTGTTTACCTCTTTCCTCAGCATTTCTACTTCTGAGGGTAAAGATTTCAATGCTGAGAGCAAATTAACTTCTTTACGCAAAGCTTCGCTttcttcagcttctttattcAGTTCTTTCTGGAGGTCAGTAATCTTTCTTTCCAGTTCCAAATTACAGAGCAAATCTAGGACATTTTGGGTAAATTAAAACAGCCTGCAGTTATTGGGACAATCTAAATTACAAACAAAGTTAGATTATTTAATCAgactatataaaatttattaaagaaagagTCAATGTTGGTTAACAGGTAATCTAATTGTTAATAGTTCTTCAACCACTTTTTGAAAATCAGAtccaatttatttgaaaaataattcctaaACCCTTATGAATTGGAATTCCATGGAAGCAGTTATAAATACTGATCTCAAATAATATTGAAACTCATTATTTGGCTATTAAAACAATCAGATCAGAGAATAATAGATTTCTAATCATTGGAATGTAGTCACAAAATCCTTTAGGTAGGCTTCCAGACAAAGTCAGACCTGCAAAGAATTAAGTCTGAAATTATGAAATACCTTTTGGAACTCTGCCATCTATAAGGGACGTGAGTTTTGTTATTTCATTAAAAGAAGACTGTAATTCTTTCTCCAGATcaacttgcattttcttttctgcctccagCTGGCTTTGATATAACTGAATATCATTTTCCATTTGCTTGTATGTACTTGTAAGTTCTTTCTGTTGAAACATTGCAAATTCACAGACATGTACTGATTGTAACaactgttttattataaatattacaggAAACACTTACCATTTTCTCTTTCAGCTCCAGATTCTCACTTCTAAGAAAGGCTGATTCTTTCTTGGCATCAAGGGCTACAGTTTCAGCATCAAGCAGAgtctgtttcatttgttttaggtCTTCGGTGCTTTCCTATACACATGACAAATAGAATTTAGTGAAATCTAACTTTCTGAGAGTTGGAAAAGACTTTAGAGGACATGTACATATaatgttaaatttcaaataaaaaatggtgaaaatatgCTAATTATCAAATGTATATTTATGAAAGatgaatagaaataatattttccataataaaaacattaaaaaaactctGGCTATATTTTTCCAACTTATAGAATCATTGTATGGACTGTAGAAATGTGTTATTGTTTAAAAAAGGTTAACACAATTGTTGTTCAGCTAGCTTGTTAAAATTTcctatgtatttttaagtgattcTAAAAACATGGCAGGTGAGTACTTCATAGTTAAAATTAAGGATATGAAAtcacaaatagaaaagcaaaagagaaaaaacccggggcgcctgggtggctcagttgttaagcatctgccttcagctcagggtgtgatcctggggtcctgggatcgagccccacatcgggctcctccactgggagcctgcttcttcctctcccactacccctgcctatgttccctctcttgctggctgtctctctctctgtcaaataaataaataaaNNNNNNNNNNNNNNNNNNNNNNNNNNNNNNNNNNNNNNNNNNNNNNNNNNNNNNNNNNNNNNNNNNNNNNNNNNNNNNNNNNNNNNNNNNNNNNNNNNNNNNNNNNNNNNNNNNNNNNNNNNNNNNNNNNNNNNNNNNNNNNNNNNNNNNNNNNNNNNNNNNNNNNNNNNNNNNNNNNNNNNNNNNNNNNNNNNNNNNNNNNNNNNNNNNNNNNNNNNNNNNNNNNNNNNNNNNNNNNNNNNNNNNNNNNNNNNNNNNNNNNNNNNNNNNNNNNNNNNNNNNNNNNNNNNNNNNNNNNNNNNNNNNNNNNNNNNNNNNNNNNNNNNNNNNNNNNNNNNNNNNNNNNNNNNNNNNNNNNNNNNNNNNNNNNNNNNNNNNNNNNNNNNNNNNNNNNNNNNNNNNNNNNNNNNNNNNNNNNNNNNNNNNNNNNNNNNNNNNNNNNNNNNNNNNNNNNNNNNNNNNNNNNNNNNNNNNNNNNNNNNNNNNNNNNNNNNNNNNNNNNNNNNNNNNNNNNNNNNNNNNNNNNNNNNNNNNNNNNNNNNNNNNNNNNNNNNNNNNNNNNNNNNNNNNNNNNNNNNNNNNNNNNNNNNNNNNNNNNNNNNNNNNNNNNNNNNNNNNNNNNNNNNNNNNNNNNNNNNNNNNNNNNNNNNNNNNNNNNNNNNNNNNNNNNNNNNNNNNNNNNNNNNNNNNNNNNNNNNNNNNNNNNNNNNNNNNNNNNNNNNNNNNNNNNNNNNNNNNNNNNNNNNNNNNNNNNNNNNNNNNNNNNNNNNNNNNNNNNNNNNNNNNNNNNNNNNNNNNNNNNNNNNNNNNNNNNNNNNNNNNNNNNNNNNNNNNNNNNNNNNNNNNNNNNNNNNNNNNNNNNNNNNNNNNNNNNNNNNNNNNNNNNNNNNNNNNNNNNNNNNNNNNNNNNNNNNNNNNNNNNNNNNNNNNNNNNNNNNNNNNNNNNNNNNNNNNNNNNNNNNNNNNNNNNNNNNNNNNNNNNNNNNNNNNNNNNNNNNNNNNNNNNNNNNNNNNNNNNNNNNNNNNNNNNNNNNNNNNNNNNNNNNNNNNNNNNNNNNNNNNNNNNNNNNNNNNNNNNNNNNNNNNNNNNNNNNNNNNNNNNNNNNNNNNNNNNNNNNNNNNNNNNNNNNNNNNNNNNNNNNNNNNNNNNNNNNNNNNNNNNNNNNNNNNNNNNNNNNNNNNNNNNNNNNNNNNNNNNNNNNNNNNNNNNNNNNNNNNNNNNNNNNNNNNNNNNNNNNNNNNNNNNNNNNNNNNNNNNNNNNNNNNNNNNNNNNNNNNNNNNNNNNNNNNNNNNNNNNNNNNNNNNNNNNNNNNNNNNNNNNNNNNNNNNNNNNNNNNNNNNNNNNNNNNNNNNNNNNNNNNNNNNNNNNNNNNNNNNNNNNNNNNNNNNNNNNNNNNNNNNNNNNNNNNNNNNNNNNNNNNNNNNNNNNNNNNNNNNNNNNNNNNNNNNNNNNNNNNNNNNNNNNNNNNNNNNNNNNNNNNNNNNNNNNNNNNNNNNNNNNNNNNNNNNNNNNNNNNNNNNNNNNNNNNNNNNNNNNNNNNNNNNNNNNNNNNNNNNNNNNNNNNNNNNNNNNNNNNNNNNNNNNNNNNNNNNNNNNNNNNNNNNNNNNNNNNNNNNNNNNNNNNNNNNNNNNNNNNNNNNNNNNNNNNNNNNNNNNNNNNNNNNNNNNNNNNNNNNNNNNNNNNNNNNNNNNNNNNNNNNNNNNNNNNNNNNNNNNNNNNNNNNNNNNNNNNNNNNNNNNNNNNNNNNNNNNNNNNNNNNNNNNNNNNNNNNNNNNNNNNNNNNNNNNNNNNNNNNNNNNNNNNNNNNNNNNNNNNNNNNNNNNNNNNNNNNNNNNNNNNNNNNNNNNNNNNNNNNNNNNNNNNNNNNNNNNNNNNNNNNNNNNNNNNNNNNNNNNNNNNNNNNNNNNNNNNNNNNNNNNNNNNNNNNNNNNNNNNNNNNNNNNNNNNNNNNNNNNNNNNNNNNNNNNNNNNNNNNNNNNNNNNNNNNNNNNNNNNNNNNNNNNNNNNNNNNNNNNNNNNNNNNNNNNNNNNNNNNNNNNNNNNNNNNNNNNNNNNNNNNNNNNNNNNNNNNNNNNNNNNNNNNNNNNNNNNNNNNNNNNNNNNNNNNNNNNNNNNNNNNNNNNNNNNNNNNNNNNNNNNNNNNNNNNNNNNNNNNNNNNNNNNNNNNNNNNNNNNNNNNNNNNNNNNNNNNNNNNNNNNNNNNNNNNNNNNNNNNNNNNNNNNNNNNNNNNNNNNNNNNNNNNNNNNNNNNNNNNNNNNNNNNNNNNNNNNNNNNNNNNNNNNNNNNNNNNNNNNNNNNNNNNNNNNNNNNNNNNNNNNNNNNNNNNNNNNNNNNNNNNNNNNNNNNNNNNNNNNNNNNNNNNNNNNNNNNNNNNNNNNNNNNNNNNNNNNNNNNNNNNNNNNNNNNNNNNNNNNNNNNNNNNNNNNNNNNNNNNNNNNNNNNNNNNNNNNNNNNNNNNNNNNNNNNNNNNNNNNNNNNNNNNNNNNNNNNNNNNNNNNNNNNNNNNNNNNNNNNNNNNNNNNNNNNNNNNNNNNNNNNNNNNNNNNNNNNNNNNNNNNNNNNNNNNNNNNNNNNNNNNNNNNNNNNNNNNNNNNNNNNNNNNNNNNNNNNNNNNNNNNNNNNNNNNNNNNNNNNNNNNNNNNNNNNNNNNNNNNNNNNNNNNNNNNNNNNNNNNNNNNNNNNNNNNNNNNNNNNNNNNNNNNNNNNNNNNNNNNNNNNNNNNNNNNNNNNNNNNNNNNNNNNNNNNNNNNNNNNNNNNNNNNNNNNNNNNNNNNNNNNNNNNNNNNNNNNNNNNNNNNNNNNNNNNNNNNNNNNNNNNNNNNNNNNNNNNNNNNNNNNNNNNNNNNNNNNNNNNNNNNNNNNNNNNNNNNNNNNNNNNNNNNNNNNNNNNNNNNNNNNNNNNNNNNNNNNNNNNNNNNNNNNNNNNNNNNNNNNNNNNNNNNNNNNNNNNNNNNNNNNNNNNNNNNNNNNNNNNNNNNNNNNNNNNNNNNNNNNNNNNNNNNNNNNNNNNNNNNNNNNNNNNNNNNNNNNNNNNNNNNNNNNNNNNNNNNNNNNNNNNNNNNNNNNNNNNNNNNNNNNNNNNNNNNNNNNNNNNNNNNNNNNNNNNNNNNNNNNNNNNNNNNNNNNNNNNNNNNNNNNNNNNNNNNNNNNNNNNNNNNNNNNNNNNNNNNNNNNNNNNNNNNNNNNNNNNNNNNNNNNNNNNNNNNNNNNNNNNNNNNNNNNNNNNNNNNNNNNNNNNNNNNNNNNNNNNNNNNNNNNNNNNNNNNNNNNNNNNNNNNNNNNNNNNNNNNNNNNNNNNNNNNNNNNNNNNNNNNNNNNNNNNNNNNNNNNNNNNNNNNNNNNNNNNNNNNNNNNNNNNNNNNNNNNNNNNNNNNNNNNNNNNNNNNNNNNNNNNNNNNNNNNNNNNNNNNNNNNNNNNNNNNNNNNNNNNNNNNNNNNNNNNNNNNNNNNNNNNNNNNNNNNNNNNNNNNNNNNNNNNNNNNNNNNNNNNNNNNNNNNNNNNNNNNNNNNNNNNNNNNNNNNNNNNNNNNNNNNNNNNNNNNNNNNNNNNNNNNNNNNNNNNNNNNNNNNNNNNNNNNNNNNNNNNNNNNNNNNNNNNNNNNNNNNNNNNNNNNNNNNNNNNNNNNNNNNNNNNNNNNNNNNNNNNNNNNNNNNNNNNNNNNNNNNNNNNNNNNNNNNNNNNNNNNNNNNNNNNNNNNNNNNNNNNNNNNNNNNNNNNNNNNNNNNNNNNNNNNNNNNNNNNNNNNNNNNNNNNNNNNNNNNNNNNNNNNNNNNNNNNNNNNNNNNNNNNNNNNNNNNNNNNNNNNNNNNNNNNNNNNNNNNNNNNNNNNNNNNNNNNNNNNNNNNNNNNNNNNNNNNNNNNNNNNNNNNNNNNNNNNNNNNNNNNNNNNNNNNNNNNNNNNNNNNNNNNNNNNNNNNNNNNNNNNNNNNNNNNNNNNNNNNNNNNNNNNNNNNNNNNNNNNNNNNNNNNNNNNNNNNNNNNNNNNNNNNNNNNNNNNNNNNNNNNNNNNNNNNNNNNNNNNNNNNNNNNNNNNNNNNNNNNNNNNNNNNNNNNNNNNNNNNNNNNNNNNNNNNNNNNNNNNNNNNNNNNNNNNNNNNNNNNNNNNNNNNNNNNNNNNNNNNNNNNNNNNNNNNNNNNNNNNNNNNNNNNNNNNNNNNNNNNNNNNNNNNNNNNNNNNNNNNNNNNNNNNNNNNNNNNNNNNNNNNNNNNNNNNNNNNNNNNNNNNNNNNNNNNNNNNNNNNNNNNNNNNNNNNNNNNNNNNNNNNNNNNNNNNNNNNNNNNNNNNNNNNNNNNNNNNNNNNNNNNNNNNNNNNNNNNNNNNNNNNNNNNNNNNNNNNNNNNNNNNNNNNNNNNNNNNNNNNNNNNNNNNNNNNNNNNNNNNNNNNNNNNNNNNNNNNNNNNNNNNNNNNNNNNNNNNNNNNNNNNNNNNNNNNNNNNNNNNNNNNNNNNNNNNNNNNNNNNNNNNNNNNNNNNNNNNNNNNNNNNNNNNNNNNNNNNNNNNNNNNNNNNNNNNNNNNNNNNNNNNNNNNNNNNNNNNNNNNNNNNNNNNNNNNNNNNNNNNNNNNNNNNNNNNNNNNNNNNNNNNNNNNNNNNNNNNNNNNNNNNNNNNNNNNNNNNNNNNNNNNNNNNNNNNNNNNNNNNNNNNNNNNNNNNNNNNNNNNNNNNNNNNNNNNNNNNNNNNNNNNNNNNNNNNNNNNNNNNNNNNNNNNNNNNNNNNNNNNNNNNNNNNNNNNNNNNNNNNNNNNNNNNNNNNNNNNNNNNNNNNNNNNNNNNNNNNNNNNNNNNNNNNNNNNNNNNNNNNNNNNNNNNNNNNNNNNNNNNNNNNNNNNNNNNNNNNNNNNNNNNNNNNNNNNNNNNNNNNNNNNNNNNNNNNNNNNNNNNNNNNNNNNNNNNNNNNNNNNNNNNNNNNNNNNNNNNNNNNNNNNNNNNNNNNNNNNNNNNNNNNNNNNNNNNNNNNNNNNNNNNNNNNNNNNNNNNNNNNNNNNNNNNNNNNNNNNNNNNNNNNNNNNNNNNNNNNNNNNNNNNNNNNNNNNNNNNNNNNNNNNNNNNNNNNNNNNNNNNNNNNNNNNNNNNNNNNNNNNNNNNNNNNNNNNNNNNNNNNNNNNNNNNNNNNNNNNNNNNNNNNNNNNNNNNNNNNNNNNNNNNNNNNNNNNNNNNNNNNNNNNNNNNNNNNNNNNNNNNNNNNNNNNNNNNNNNNNNNNNNNNNNNNNNNNNNNNNNNNNNNNNNNNNNNNNNNNNNNNNNNNNNNNNNNNNNNNNNNNNNNNNNNNNNNNNNNNNNNNNNNNNNNNNNNNNNNNNNNNNNNNNNNNNNNNNNNNNNNNNNNNNNNNNNNNNNNNNNNNNNNNNNNNNNNNNNNNNNNNNNNNNNNNNNNNNNNNNNNNNNNNNNNNNNNNNNNNNNNNNNNNNNNNNNNNNNNNNNNNNNNNNNNNNNNNNNNNNNNNNNNNNNNNNNNNNNNNNNNNNNNNNNNNNNNNNNNNNNNNNNNNNNNNNNNNNNNNNNNNNNNNNNNNNNNNNNNNNNNNNNNNNNNNNNNNNNNNNNNNNNNNNNNNNNNNNNNNNNNNNNNNNNNNNNNNNNNNNNNNNNNNNNNNNNNNNNNNNNNNNNNNNNNNNNNNNNNNNNNNNNNNNNNNNNNNNNNNNNNNNNNNNNNNNNNNNNNNNNNNNNNNNNNNNNNNNNNNNNNNNNNNNNNNNNNNNNNNNNNNNNNNNNNNNNNNNNNNNNNNNNNNNNNNNNNNNNNNNNNNNNNNNNNNNNNNNNNNNNNNNNNNNNNNNNNNNNNNNNNNNNNNNNNNNNNNNNNNNNNNNNNNNNNNNNNNNNNNNNNNNNNNNNNNNNNNNNNNNNNNNNNNNNNNNNNNNNNNNNNNNNNNNNNNNNNNNNNNNNNNNNNNNNNNNNNNNNNNNNNNNNNNNNNNNNNNNNNNNNNNNNNNNNNNNNNNNNNNNNNNNNNNNNNNNNNNNNNNNNNNNNNNNNNNNNNNNNNNNNNNNNNNNNNNNNNNNNNNNNNNNNNNNNNNNNNNNNNNNNNNNNNNNNNNNNNNNNNNNNNNNNNNNNNNNNNNNNNNNNNNNNNNNNNNNNNNNNNNNNNNNNNNNNNNNNNNNNNNNNNNNNNNNNNNNNNNNNNNNNNNNNNNNNNNNNNNNNNNNNNNNNNNNNNNNNNNNNNNNNNNNNNNNNNNNNNNNNNNNNNNNNNNNNNNNNNNNNNNNNNNNNNNNNNNNNNNNNNNNNNNNNNNNNNNNNNNNNNNNNNNNNNNNNNNNNNNNNNNNNNNNNNNNNNNNNNNNNNNNNNNNNNNNNNNNNNNNNNNNNNNNNNNNNNNNNNNNNNNNNNNNNNNNNNNNNNNNNNNNNNNNNNNNNNNNNNNNNNNNNNNNNNNNNNNNNNNNNNNNNNNNNNNNNNNNNNNNNNNNNNNNNNNNNNNNNNNNNNNNNNNNNNNNNNNNNNNNNNNNNNNNNNNNNNNNNNNNNNNNNNNNNNNNNNNNNNNNNNNNNNNNNNNNNNNNNNNNNNNNNNNNNNNNNNNNNNNNNNNNNNNNNNNNNNNNNNNNNNNNNNNNNNNNNNNNNNNNNNNNNNNNNNNNNNNNNNNNNNNNNNNNNNNNNNNNNNNNNNNNNNNNNNNNNNNNNNNNNNNNNNNNNNNNNNNNNNNNNNNNNNNNNNNNNNNNNNNNNNNNNNNNNNNNNNNNNNNNNNNNNNNNNNNNNNNNNNNNNNNNNNNNNNNNNNNNNNNNNNNNNNNNNNNNNNNNNNNNNNNNNNNNNNNNNNNNNNNNNNNNNNNNNNNNNNNNNNNNNNNNNNNNNNNNNNNNNNNNNNNNNNNNNNNNNNNNNNNNNNNNNNNNNNNNNNNNNNNNNNNNNNNNNNNNNNNNNNNNNNNNNNNNNNNNNNNNNNNNNNNNNNNNNNNNNNNNNNNNNNNNNNataaaaaaaaaatct from Ailuropoda melanoleuca isolate Jingjing unplaced genomic scaffold, ASM200744v2 unplaced-scaffold10754, whole genome shotgun sequence encodes the following:
- the LOC117797650 gene encoding centromere-associated protein E-like isoform X1 translates to MKQTLLDAETVALDAKKESAFLRSENLELKEKMKELTSTYKQMENDIQLYQSQLEAEKKMQVDLEKELQSSFNEITKLTSLIDGRVPKDLLCNLELERKITDLQKELNKEAEESEALRKEVNLLSALKSLPSEVEMLRKEVNTFLSK
- the LOC117797650 gene encoding centromere-associated protein E-like isoform X2; amino-acid sequence: MKQTLLDAETVALDAKKESAFLRSENLELKEKMKELTSTYKQMENDIQLYQSQLEAEKKMQVDLEKELQSSFNEITKLTSLIDGRVPKDCPNNCRLF